The nucleotide window TGGTCGTTTGCAAGACGGCGCTGATCAGGCTCCATCGGTTCTGGATCATCTCCTTGCCTGCACCCATGAATTGCAGTCGATGCAGGCCATGGACAGCTCTCTGCAACCTTGGACGGACCGCTGTCTCGATCTCGAAGCTGGTGTTCAGGATTTGATTCGCTCGTTGGAGCGTTACGGCACGTCGTTAGACAGCGATCCCGAACGTCTGGCGGTTCTTCAGGATCGGTTGTCGCTGCTTAAGCGACTGGAGCGTCGTCATGGTCAGGATCTGGCAGGTCTGATCCAGCAGCGTGATGCGTTGCGACAAAGCCAGGAGGCTGATGGTTCGGATGAGCATCTTCGTCGTTTGCAGGAGCAGGAGCTGGCAGCCCGCGTGGCTCGCGATCACAGCAACGCGTCTTTGACGTGCTCACGTCAGGCCGCGGCCCAACAGCTCCAGACCGATCTCATGGCCTATCTGCGTCCGATGGGTCTGGCGAATGTGCGCTTTGAAGTGAAGATCGAGCCGGTCGACCCCGGGGAATTCGGTGCCGATGCTGTTTGTTTTCTGTTTTCGGCCAACCCCGGTCAGCCGATGGCTCCACTGGCCGAGGTGGCTTCGGGGGGTGAGATGTCACGTTTTCTGCTGGCTCTCAAAACTTCACTGGCCATGGTCGATGGATCCAGCACTCTTCTTTTTGATGAAATCGACACCGGTGTGAGCGGCAGGGTCAGTGGGGCCATGGCCGATCTGCTGCGCACCCTTTCACGCCATCGTCAGGTGTTCTGTGTGACCCATCAACCGCTCGTGGCTGCGGTTGCTGACCATCATTTCCGCGTCAGCAAGGACGTTTCCGCTGGAATCACCCGATCACGAGTGTCCCACCTGCGGGACACTCAGGAGCGCCAGCGGGAGCTGGCGGAACTGGCCGGCGGCGACCGAGAAGAGGCTCAGGCCTATGCAGCCAGCCTTCTGGATCAGAACGTGGCCTGAATCCGATTCGATCTTCGTAGAATCCGATGCTGCCGAGGTTCCTCCCTATGGGGCGTCCTGCTCCCAAACCCAAGGCCCCGTCGGGTTCCAGGCCCGTCAATCTCAGTGGTGGAACCCTTGAGGATGTGATTCGGGTGCGTGGTGCCCGTCAGCACAATCTCAAGAATGTCGATGTCACCATCCCCCGCAACAAGATGGTGGTGTTCACCGGTGTGAGTGGCAGCGGCAAGAGCTCCCTTGCCTTCGACACGATTTTTGCTGAGGGTCAGCGCCGCTATGTCGAGAGTCTGTCGGCCTATGCCCGCCAGTTTTTGGGTCAGGTGGACAAGCCGGATGTGGATGCCATCGAAGGGCTTTCACCGGCAATTTCGATTGATCAGAAATCCACGAGCCACAACCCCCGTTCCACAGTGGGAACGGTCACAGAAATTCAGGACTACCTCAGACTTCTCTTCGGTCGGGCCGGAGAACCTCACTGTCCACAATGTGATCGGGCGATTCGGCCTCAGACCATCGATGAAATGGTCGATCAGATCCTCACGCTTCCTGAAGGCACCCGCTACCAGCTGCTGACGCCGCTGGTCCGAGGCAAAAAAGGCACCCACAGCAAGCTGATCAGTGGTCTTGCGGCTGAGGGATTCGCTCGTGTGCGCATCGACGGCGAAGTGCGGGAGCTTGCCGACAATATTGAGCTCGACAAGAACCATCAGCACAGCATTGAAGTGGTGGTGGATCGCTTGGTGGCCCGTGATGGCATTCAGGAGCGACTCACGGATTCCCTGAGAACGGCGCTGAAACGCGGCGATGGTCTTGCCATCGTTGAGGTGGTTCCCAAGAAGGACGAGGAGCTTCCCGAGGGTGTGGAGCGGGAGCGTCTTTATTCTGAAAACTTCGCGTGTCCTGAGCATGGGGCCGTGATGGAAGAACTGTCGCCACGACTGTTTTCGTTCAACAGTCCTTACGGAGCCTGTGAGGCTTGTCATGGCATTGGGCATCTGCGCAAGTTCACAGCCGAGCGAGTCATCCCTGATCTTTCTCTGCCCGTGTATGCAGCCGTTGCACCCTGGGCAGAAAAAGACAATTCCTATTACTTCTCTCTGCTCTATTCAGTAGGAGAAGCATTCGGATTTGAGATCAAAACGCCATGGAAGGACCTCACTGAAGAGCAGCAAGACGTGTTGCTGAATGGAAGTCGGGATCCGATTCTGATTCAGGCGGATAGTCGCTATCGCAAGGGCAAGCCCGGGTATGAGCGGCCTTTCGAAGGCATCCTGCCGATTCTTGAGCGTCAGTTACGCGATGCCAGCGGTGAGGCCATGCGCCAGAAGCTGGAGAAATATCTGGAACTGGTGCCTTGCGCAAGCTGTGCTGGTCAACGGTTGCGGCCCGAGGCCTTATCTGTTCGGGTCGGGCCTTACCGAATCACGGAACTCACCGCCGTCAGTGTTGGTCAGACCCTTGAGCGCATTGAGCGGCTGATGGGTGTGGGGGCTTTCGAAGCCAGTGAACCGTTGCTCACGGATCGTCAGATTCAGATCGGTGACCTGGTGCTGCGCGAGATCCGTATGCGTCTGCGTTTTCTCCTCGACGTGGGGCTGGATTACCTCAGCCTCGACAGGCCAGCGATGACCCTCTCCGGTGGAGAGGCCCAGCGCATCCGTCTCGCTACCCAGATCGGTGCAGGACTCACCGGTGTTCTTTATGTGCTCGATGAACCGAGCATTGGTCTCCACCAGCGCGACAACGACCGCTTGCTGGCCACCCTCGAACGTCTGCGAGATCTCGGAAACACGTTGGTGGTGGTGGAGCACGACGAAGACACCATTCGTGCCGCGGATCATCTGGTGGACATCGGCCCCGGAGCCGGTGTCCATGGTGGTCACATCGTGGCTGAGGGGTCCCTCGAGGATCTTCTGAGTGCTGAAGAATCGCTAACCGGTGCTTATCTCAGCGGCCGTCGCAGCATTCCTACACCCTCCGAGCGGCGTTCGGCCGGAACGCGCAGCCTCAAGCTTCTCAACTGTGCTCGCAACAATCTCACCGATCTGAGTGTTGAATTTCCGCTGGGTCGACTGGTGTCGGTCACTGGGGTGAGCGGTAGTGGCAAGAGCACCTTGGTCAATGAATTGCTGCACCCTGCCCTGGAGCATGGTCTCGGTCACAAGGTGCCGTTTCCCAATGGCCTTGGTGAACTTCGGGGCATTAAATCGATCGACAAGGTGATCGTGATCGATCAGTCACCGATCGGCCGCACCCCCCGCTCCAATCCAGCCACCTACACCGGAGCTTTCGATCCGATCCGTCAGGTGTTTGCCGCCACGGTTGAGGCCAAGGCCCGTGGTTACCAGGTCGGTCAATTCAGCTTCAACGTGAAGGGAGGGCGTTGTGAGGCCTGCCGAGGTCAAGGGGTGAATGTGATTGAGATGAATTTCCTCCCGGACGTGTATGTGCAGTGTGACGTTTGCAAGGGAGCTCGCTTCAACCGCGAGACCCTTCAGGTCACCTACAAGGGCTTCACGATTGCTGACGTTCTGCAGATGACGGTGGAACAGGCAGCGGAGGTGTTTTCAGCGATTCCTCAGGCGGCGGATCGCTTGCGCACGCTCGTGGATGTCGGTCTCGGCTACGTGAAGTTGGGTCAGCCTGCACCCACCTTGTCTGGCGGTGAAGCCCAGCGGGTGAAGCTGGCGACCGAACTGTCCAAACGGGCCACGGGCAAGACGCTTTATCTGATCGATGAGCCCACCACGGGCCTCAGCTTCTATGACGTTCACAAGCTGATGGATGTGATGCAGCGTTTGGTGGATAAGGGCAATTCCATCATCTGCATTGAGCACAATCTGGATGTGATCCGTTGTTCGGACTGGTTGATCGACCTCGGTCCGGAAGGGGGTGACAAAGGGGGACAGATCGTGGCTTGCGGAACTCCTGAAGAGGTGGCCCAGCATCCAACCAGTCACACGGGTCGTTATCTGGCCAAGGTTCTCGAGCAGCATCCCCCTGAAGTTGACGTTCCCCTCGCCGCCTGATGTCCCGCATTCGCTCCATCATTGCGGCGGCCGCGGCCAGCGCCGCTGTTCTCCTCACTGGGTCTCCAGCTGCTGCATTGGAGCGGCTCGTGCTGCGCCTGCCTGTTCTTGATGTGGATTTCACGATCAATTTGGGCGAAGGGCGGTCCGTTGCAGAGGTCATTCAATCCAGTCCGGATCTTGCTGATCTGGAATCGGCTTCGGATGGTCGATTGCTCGCTCTTCTTCAGAAGATTTTTCTGACTCCGTTACCGATTGAGCTTCGAGGGCTTCTGGAAGGATCGACCGGCCAGCCCTTGCTGGAGCAGGCACTCAAGGCGGCCGCTTACATCGTCAATCTCGAAGGCGTTCCCACCGATACCAGTGGATCGATGCTGACAAAGGCGTTGATTCGCGCTTACGACAACGGTCAGGACAATCTTCTCGGCTTCCTTCATCAACTGCCTGGAGAGGAGGCTTCCATCGATCTCTCCAAGCTTGGAGAGGCGGTGAACCGCTTGATGGCCAATCAAAAAGACGGCCTGGAGCTTGTGAAGGTGGGCTCTGCTGCTCAGGTGTCGTCTGAGATTTTCGAGTCTCTGCGTGATGAGACTACGAGTCGAGAAATCATCCGCGTGTCTGTACAGCACCGTGAGGAGCCTCTGGGCGTTCTCGTTGTGAAGCCACAGGGTGCGGGAAACCAACGGCTGGTGGTCATTTCCCATGGTCTCTGGGATGACCCGGAGTCGTTTGAAGGCTGGGCCGAGGCTCTCGCTGCCAATGGCTACGTCGTTCTGCTGCCGGACCATCCAGGCAGCAATTTCAATCAGCAGAGGGCGATGCTCGCGGGTGATCAGCCGCCACCGGGTCCCGAGGAGCTGCGTTTGCGTCCTCTGGATGTGTCCGCGCTGCTGACGGCTGTCGAGAAAGGTCGGGTTCTCGCTGATCGGGACCTCAACACCAAAGAAGTGGCCGTGGTCGGCCATTCCTGGGGAGGCACGACGACGCTCCAGTTGGCGGGTGGTAGTCCAACGGATCAGAAGTTGAAAGCCCGTTGCAGCGATCTCAAGAATCCTGAGCGCAACATCAGTTGGGTTTTGCAGTGCAGTTGGCTCTCAGGGATCAACAACGCAGGCGTTGCCGATGCAAGGGTGAAGACGGTTGTGGCGGTGAGTCCTCCCCTGCGGCTTCTGTTCGATCCAGACAAGTCGCTGGACCGGGCGGATCCGGCTCGATCCTCTCGCCCGAAGATTTTGTTGATCAGTGGAACGCGTGACTGGATTGTTCCTTCAGGCCCGGAAGCTGTGTTTCCCATGCGTGACACGCAGGCAGCCCGACTGGGCCATCGCCTGGTGCTTGTCGATAGTGGAACCCATTTCAATTTGCGCAGTTTCCGCGGGCAGGCTCTGCAGGCGGTGATCGGCCCCTTACTTCTGGCCTGGATCAATCAACAGTTGCAGGTCACGTCCTCGCCCACCTTTGAGGAAGGTCGCTGGGGCCATCCTGATCGACGACTTGTGGATGTCAGCGGTCAATTCTGAGCATCGTCTTACCACAAACTATGCCTGTTGGTATTTCGATACTTGAAGTGATCGTCGTTTTGATTTAATTCGTGCAAATTCCTTTTCAGCACAGGCTTATGGCCTGATTTGAGTCAGTGATTCGTGCACTTTCTCAGATTGTTTTCATCTTTGTTGTTGGTTAAACCCCTTATCCATTGATCAGTCCGTCAGGGCTCTTTCCTGTCTGCTGCGGAGGATGGATTGGGACTGAATCTTCTTCATCTTCATCTCCATGGTCTGTTCCGTTCCCATGATCTGGAGCTTGGACGGGATGCTGACACGGGTGGTCAGACCCTTTATGTTCTCGAACTTGTTCGAAGTCTCGCGTCTCGCGCTGAGGTTGATCACGTCGAAGTGGTCACTCGTTTGATTCAGGACCGTCGCGTGTCTGCGGATTACGCCCGGCCTGAGGAATCGATTGCTCCCGGGGCGAGCATTCGCCGCTTCAGTTTTGGTCCAAAACGCTATCTGCGTAAGGAGCAGCTTTGGCCCCATCTCGATGAGCTGGCGGATCAGCTGGTGCTTCAGCTGCAAGCTGCGGATCGGCGTCCGGACTGGATTCATGCCCACTACGCCGATGCCGGATATGTCGGGGCCTTGGTGAGTCGACGTCTCGGCTTGCCCCTGGTGTTTACCGGTCACTCCCTGGGACGCGAAAAGTTGCGCCGTCTGCTTGCAGCAGGCGGTGATCGTGAGCAAATCGAGCAGACCTACTCCATCAGTCGTCGCATTGATGCGGAGGAACTGGCGCTTGCCCACGCGGATCTGGTGATCACCAGCACCCGTCAGGAGCGAGATCATCAATATTCCCGTTATGGGCGTTTTGAAGTGGGTCGCGCTGATGTGATTCCTCCGGGTGTGGATGCACGACGGTTTCATCCCCGCAGCACGCCGCAGGAATCAGCGGATGTTTCGGCCATGGTGCAGTCCTTTCTGAGAGAGCCGCAGCGCCCCCCGCTTCTGGCCATCTGCCGGGCTGATCGCCGCAAGAACATCCCGGCACTGGTTGAGGCCTACGGTCGATCCTCGGTTCTGCGCGAGCGTCACAATCTCCTTCTCGTGCTGGGGAATCGGGATGACTCCCGCCAGATGGATCGGCAGCAGCGGGACGTGTTTCAGCAGATCTTCGATCTGGTGGATCGTTATGACCTCTATGGATCGGTTGCGTATCCCAAGCACCATCGCCGTGATCAGGTGCCGGCGATTTATCGCTGGGCTGCCGAGCGCAAAGGGCTGTTCGTGAATCCAGCCCTAACCGAACCGTTTGGCCTGACGCTTTTGGAGGCCGCTGCCTCCGGGCTGCCCATGGTGGCTACAGATGACGGAGGTCCCCGCGATATTCACCGTCGTTGCGAGAACGGCCTGCTGGTGGATGTCACTGACCGCGAGTCCCTGCAGGATGGCCTCGAACGTGCTGGATCGGATCCCGGACGCTGGCGGCGCTGGAGTGACAATGGGGTGGAAGCCGTCAGTCGTCACTACAGCTGGGATGCACATGTCTGCAGTTATCTGGCGTTAATGCAGGGGCGTCTCAGCCCCTCTGCTGCGTCGGTGAAGCTGCTTGACCGCTCTGTTGCTCAAGCCAACCCTTTGGGTGATCGCTTGCTCCTGCTCGACCTCGACAGCAGCCTCGAACAACCCGACGCTGAGCCATTGCAGGCTCTGCGTCATCAGCTCACAGCATCTGCTGAGCGGTCCATTAGGCCCGGGCTTGGCATCATCACCGGTCGGTCCCTGGCGGCCGCCAGGCAGCGATTCACCGAATTGCAGCTATCGGATCCATGCGTCTGGATCACCCAGGCCGGAACAGAGATTCACTACGGCCAGGAGGATCAGTCCGATCGTCTCTGGGCCGCTGAGATCGGTGTGGACTGGCAGCGTGAGGGTGTGGAGCAGGCGCTGGCCGATTTAGGGGATCACATCACGCTGCAGGCCGATGACCATCAAGGTCCTTTCAAGGTCAGTTACCTGCTCAGGCAGCCAGGACCTTCCGTGCTTCCTTTGATCCGTCAGCGTCTTCGGCAGCAGCATCAAGCGGCCCGTCCCAACCTTCGCTGCCATTGGTTTCTGGATGTGCTTCCGCTTCGGGCGTCCCGCAGCGAAGCCATCCGTTTTCTTTCCCTGCGTTGGTCTCTGCCATTGGACCGGTTTCTGGTTGTCGCCAGTCAGCAGGGGGATCTTGAGTTGGTTCAAGGCCTCCCTGCTGCGGTGATTCCCTCGGATCATGACCCCTGCCTCGACGGCTGCCGCCAGCTGCAGAGGGTGTACTTCGCCGATCGAGCACGTTTATCCGGTGTCCTGGAAGGACTCCAGCACTACCGCTTCCTCAGTGCACGTTCTCGTGCGGATCAGTCTTCGATCTGAAGGCGTACGGCTGCAGCACTGCGGTCTGCTTTGGCACGGGCCTCGGCCTGATGCTCGCCTCGGGCTAACGCCACTCCCATCCGCCGTCCCGGTCGGGCGTCACGTTTGCCGAACAGAAACACACTGGTTTCGCTTTCTTTGAGGGCCTCCTCCATGCCGTTGTAGGTCACTCGGCTGCCGTGACTGTCGGCCAAGATGACGCGGCTGGCCGCGGCATCGGCGCAACGGATCGTCGGGATCGGCAGCCCCAGAACTGCGCGCAGGTGCAGTTCGAATTCGTTGAGGTTTTGGCTGATCAAGGTCACCAGGCCGGTGTCATGGGGGCGGGGCGACAGCTCTGAGAAAATCACTTCATCTCCACAGAGAAAGAATTCCACACCGAACAGTCCGGCGCCTCCGAGGTTGTCTGTCACAGTGCGCGCCATGGCTTTGGCCTCATTCAGCTGTTTGTCGCTGAGAGCAGCTGGTTGCCAACTGCATTGGTAATCGCCGCGGGCCTGTTCATGTCCGATGGGCGGGCAGAACACTGTGGAGCCATCCTTCTGACGGATGGTGAGAAGGGTGATCTCCAGATCGAAGCGCAGGAATTCCTCCACAATCACGTGGGTGGACGTCCCCCGGGCATTGGCCATGGCTGCCTCCCAGGCCTCATTCAGTCCCTCCGGTTCATCCACAACGCTCTGGCCTTTGCCGGAGGAGCTCATCACCGGTTTCACCACCACAGGCCAGCCGAGGGCAGGGGCTTCAGCCTGCAGTTCTTCAGCACTGAAGGCGTAGGCGAAGCGCGCTGTGCGCAAGGCCAGTTCACCTGCTGCCAGATCTCGGATGCGGTCGCGATTCATGGTGACTGCCGTCGCACGCGCAGTTGGAATCACCGTGATTCCCTCATCCTCCAGTTCAGCAAGGGCATTCACCGCCAGTGCTTCGATTTCAGGGATCACAACCGTGGGCCTGTGCCGTCGCACCACCTTCAGCAGCGCTTCTTTGTCGGTCATCGCCAGCACCTCCGACACATCCGCCACCTGCATGGCTGGTGCGTCGGCGTAGCGATCGCAGGCGATCACACGGCAGCCCAAGCGCTGGGCTGCGATGGCTACCTCCTTGCCCAGTTCACCGCTCCCCAGCAGCAGGATGGTGGCAGGCAATGTCGTCATGGAAGATTCCCCGGCAGCATGAACCCATCCTCTCCCTCTGCCTGATGGCCAATTCTCTGAGCTTCACCACCACTGGCTTCACAACAGCTGGGGATGCGGCGGATGGTCTTCTGTTTGGTTGGGAGATCGCCACTGTTCAGAAGTGGGCGTTGATTTATCTCGGGGTGTCGCTTCTGGCGTTTGTTGTGGTTTGGCTGGTGGGAGCCTTCAGAACGAGGTTATAAGGCTGAGAGAGCGATCAGCGGGTCGCTCCGTTCAGGAATTCAGGTCCTGCATCAGCGTGAGTTGACGCACGGCCGGTTCCTCATCCACGAATCCCCATGCGTTGAACACCGCCGCATCGCTGTGGTTGATCCGTTGTGCTCCGTTGTGACGTTCCAGAACGAAGCCTTGGTCAGCCATCCGGCGCATCAGTCGAGCGGCTTCCTCAAAGCGGGAGGCCATCGCTTCGAGACTGGCGCAGTCGGAGGTCAGACCGGCATCCTTCCAGGTGAAATAACTCATGGGTGTTGGGATCAGTTGGGGTGAAGCCCCAGCCCCAGCATGACCAGACCTGCCGTCACCAGCCAGAACAAGGGCACCACCACCTGTTCGGGTGTTCCTCCCAGTTCGAAATGGTGATGCAGCGGCGCCATGCGGAAGATGCGGCGCCCTTGACCATCGGCTCCCTTGGTGGCTTTGAACACCCACACCTGCACAATCACTGAAAGGGACTCGGCGAGAAAGACCCCGCCCATCACAAGAAGGGGCCAGAGACTGTCGGAGAGAAGGGACACGGCGGTGAGCGCTGCTCCCATCGCCAAGGAGCCTGTATCGCCCATGAACACCTTGGCGGGATTGCGGTTGTGGATCAGAAATCCCAGCCAGCATCCAGCCATGGCCATGCAAAATCCCGCCAGCGCCGGATCGCCGCCATTGCCTCGAAGCATTAGTTGCAGGGCTAGCCCTGCGAACACCAGAGCTCCGCAACCGGATGCCAGACCATCGAGGCCATCGGTGAGGTTGGTGGCATTGCTCTCGGCAAGAAACACAAACAGAGCCAAGGGCCAGATCAGCCAATGGAGTGAAAGCTCCTGATTGAACGGAAGGCTCACTGTGTTTGCCATCCAGCCCTGCCATCCAGCCCAGCCCAGGAACAGCACAGCTGCAGTGGCCTGAAGCAGCAGCTTGCCCCGGGGTGTGAGTCCGGTGTTGGTGCGTTTGGTCAGGCTGCTCCAGTCATCCACACCACCGATGACCATGTACGCGAGGGTGACCAGGGCGATGGCGAGAAGCTGCTGCGCGCTGCGCCCTTCGCTGCTCACGAGGCCCCCGATGATCACGCCCACGGGAACAACGAGTAACCCGCCCATCGTGGGAGTGCCTGATTTGCTGAGGTGGCCCTGAGGGCCTTCCGTTCGAATCACCTGACCCATTTTCAGGGCGCGCAACCTGGGGACTCCCCACCAGGTGATCAGTGTTGACACCAGCATCGCTGCCATGAGCGGCAGGCTCAACAGGCTGTTGGGGATCAAGCGGTCCGAAACAAAGGCCGCAGTGCTGACCGCGCCGATCAGAACAGCGGCCGGCCATCGACCATCAAGACGAGATGTCTGGTCCGAAGCGTCGCTCAAAACCCAACCGCAAATCGGCTGGACGTTAAATCAGTCTTCCCAGTTTTCTTCGTTCTGCTCGTCGGCAGCGTTGTAGTCCTCTTTCTCACCCATGAGAGCTGACAGCTCCTCTTCTTCCACAGTGCTCACTTCAGGAGAGCTGGATTCTTCATCCTCCACCAGTCGCCCACTGGTTTCGAGCCAGCTCAGCAGATCAGGCTCTTCCCTCAGGGGGAGCACCGGAGCGGGTTCCTTTCGGCCGTAGCGGGTGAGAGCTGGATTGACGCCGTCAAGGGCGCTCATGTCCGTGAGGGCTGAGGACAAGATCTCGCAAGCCAATCCGCCATCATAGAAGACAGTCCGTGACAGTTCCTTGAACAAAGCGGCGTCGCTTGGATTCCTGTGGGGAGGAGCACTGCTCCTGAGTGCAGCACTGCGCTTTTGGGGTGCGCGTCACCCCGAGCCTCTGCCAGCCCATTCTGGTCCGGTGCTGCTGCTGGTGCTGGCCCCTGCCCTGTTGATCACCATCTGGTTGCTGTGGTCGTCCCGCGGGAGTGGAGAATCGGAGCAGTCCGATACAGATCAGGAGTCCGCTTGATGGGACGCGCCAAGAAGGTTGTGCTTGCTTATTCCGGCGGCGTGGATACGAGTGTCTGCATTCCGTATCTCAAGCAGGAGTGGGGTGTCGAGGAGGTGATCACGTTTGCAGCTGATCTCGGCCAGGGCGATGAGCTGGAGCCGATTCGGCGCAAGGCTCTCGATGCCGGTGCCAGTCAGTCTCTTGTGGGCGATCTCATTCGGCCGTTCATCGAAGAATTCGCCTTTCCCGCCATCAGGGCCAATGCCCTCTATGAGGGTCGCTATCCCTTGTCGACCGCTTTGGCACGTCCGTTGATCGCCCGGCGGCTTGTGGAGGTGGCGCGCGAGGTCGGTGCGGATGCAGTAGCCCATGGATGCACCGGTAAGGGCAATGATCAGGTGCGGTTTGATGTGGCGATTGCCGCTTTGGCTCCCGATCTGAAGGTGCTCACGCCGGCCAGGGAATGGGGAATGAGCAGGGAGGAAACAATTGCCTATGGCGAACGTTGCGGCCTTCCAGCGCCGGTGAGCAAGAAATCTCCCTACTCAATCGATCTCAATCTTCTCGGCCGCAGTATTGAAGCCGGTCCTTTGGAAGATCCGATGCAGGCTCCTCCAGAAGAGGTGTTCGCCATGACGGTGTCGATTGATGCGGCACCCTCAGCGGCAGAGGAGATCGAGATCGCATTCGAAGCTGGTGATCCGGTGAGCATCAACGGCCAGCGTTTGGATCCTGTCGCCTTGATCCGAGAAGCCAACCGTTTGGCTGGATCCCATGGCATCGGTCGCCTCGACATGATCGAGAACCGGGTGGTGGGCATCAAGAGTCGGGAGATTTATGAAACGCCCGGTTTGCTTTTGCTGATCCAGGCCCATCAGGAACTGGAGAGTCTCACCCTCGCAGCTGATGTGCTCCGCACCAAGCGACAACTGGAGATGCAGTGGGCTGATCTGGTGTATCAGGGACTGTGGTTCGGTCCGCTCAAGGACGCCCTCGATGGCTTCATGGACCGCACCCAGACCCATGTGAACGGTGTGGTCCGGCTGCGTCTGTATAAGGGCAATGCCATTGTCACCGGCAGGGGGTCCAGCGATAGCAGCCTCTACGCTCCAGAAATGGCGTCCTACGGCAGCGAGGATCAGTTCGATCATCGCGCTGCCGAAGGGTTTATCTACATCTGGGGTCTTCCCATTCGTCTCTGGTCAGCAGCCCGCCGTCGTTGATGTCTGTGGTGTGAATGCCGCCTGACTTAAGCCGCCGCATCCACATCCGGTTGCTGCCTGCTGCGACGCTGATCCGATCGCCAGCGGTACAGCGATGGCGGCTGCTCATTATCCGGAGACTCATCGATCAACTCAGCGGCTGTGCTGTCAAGCAGTTGCTGGGCT belongs to Synechococcus sp. WH 7805 and includes:
- the recN gene encoding DNA repair protein RecN translates to MLTGLRLQNIALIDSLDLAFDQGFSVLTGETGAGKSILLDALDAVLGGMQASAASRLLRTGCDRALIEASFRVGDSGQRWLKRHQLDDGEPELVVTREWRRQDDRLSSRSRLNGVVVNRHQLLELRPLLIDLTVQGQTQQLARPGQQRRWLDRLGGAELELELVEVRRNWLNWQQCIDALNRAESDRLQLEQQRDELQALLMELEQAALDDPEEIAQLELEQDRLVHGVRLLEGVSVLIGRLQDGADQAPSVLDHLLACTHELQSMQAMDSSLQPWTDRCLDLEAGVQDLIRSLERYGTSLDSDPERLAVLQDRLSLLKRLERRHGQDLAGLIQQRDALRQSQEADGSDEHLRRLQEQELAARVARDHSNASLTCSRQAAAQQLQTDLMAYLRPMGLANVRFEVKIEPVDPGEFGADAVCFLFSANPGQPMAPLAEVASGGEMSRFLLALKTSLAMVDGSSTLLFDEIDTGVSGRVSGAMADLLRTLSRHRQVFCVTHQPLVAAVADHHFRVSKDVSAGITRSRVSHLRDTQERQRELAELAGGDREEAQAYAASLLDQNVA
- the uvrA gene encoding excinuclease ABC subunit UvrA; its protein translation is MGRPAPKPKAPSGSRPVNLSGGTLEDVIRVRGARQHNLKNVDVTIPRNKMVVFTGVSGSGKSSLAFDTIFAEGQRRYVESLSAYARQFLGQVDKPDVDAIEGLSPAISIDQKSTSHNPRSTVGTVTEIQDYLRLLFGRAGEPHCPQCDRAIRPQTIDEMVDQILTLPEGTRYQLLTPLVRGKKGTHSKLISGLAAEGFARVRIDGEVRELADNIELDKNHQHSIEVVVDRLVARDGIQERLTDSLRTALKRGDGLAIVEVVPKKDEELPEGVERERLYSENFACPEHGAVMEELSPRLFSFNSPYGACEACHGIGHLRKFTAERVIPDLSLPVYAAVAPWAEKDNSYYFSLLYSVGEAFGFEIKTPWKDLTEEQQDVLLNGSRDPILIQADSRYRKGKPGYERPFEGILPILERQLRDASGEAMRQKLEKYLELVPCASCAGQRLRPEALSVRVGPYRITELTAVSVGQTLERIERLMGVGAFEASEPLLTDRQIQIGDLVLREIRMRLRFLLDVGLDYLSLDRPAMTLSGGEAQRIRLATQIGAGLTGVLYVLDEPSIGLHQRDNDRLLATLERLRDLGNTLVVVEHDEDTIRAADHLVDIGPGAGVHGGHIVAEGSLEDLLSAEESLTGAYLSGRRSIPTPSERRSAGTRSLKLLNCARNNLTDLSVEFPLGRLVSVTGVSGSGKSTLVNELLHPALEHGLGHKVPFPNGLGELRGIKSIDKVIVIDQSPIGRTPRSNPATYTGAFDPIRQVFAATVEAKARGYQVGQFSFNVKGGRCEACRGQGVNVIEMNFLPDVYVQCDVCKGARFNRETLQVTYKGFTIADVLQMTVEQAAEVFSAIPQAADRLRTLVDVGLGYVKLGQPAPTLSGGEAQRVKLATELSKRATGKTLYLIDEPTTGLSFYDVHKLMDVMQRLVDKGNSIICIEHNLDVIRCSDWLIDLGPEGGDKGGQIVACGTPEEVAQHPTSHTGRYLAKVLEQHPPEVDVPLAA
- a CDS encoding alpha/beta fold hydrolase, whose amino-acid sequence is MSRIRSIIAAAAASAAVLLTGSPAAALERLVLRLPVLDVDFTINLGEGRSVAEVIQSSPDLADLESASDGRLLALLQKIFLTPLPIELRGLLEGSTGQPLLEQALKAAAYIVNLEGVPTDTSGSMLTKALIRAYDNGQDNLLGFLHQLPGEEASIDLSKLGEAVNRLMANQKDGLELVKVGSAAQVSSEIFESLRDETTSREIIRVSVQHREEPLGVLVVKPQGAGNQRLVVISHGLWDDPESFEGWAEALAANGYVVLLPDHPGSNFNQQRAMLAGDQPPPGPEELRLRPLDVSALLTAVEKGRVLADRDLNTKEVAVVGHSWGGTTTLQLAGGSPTDQKLKARCSDLKNPERNISWVLQCSWLSGINNAGVADARVKTVVAVSPPLRLLFDPDKSLDRADPARSSRPKILLISGTRDWIVPSGPEAVFPMRDTQAARLGHRLVLVDSGTHFNLRSFRGQALQAVIGPLLLAWINQQLQVTSSPTFEEGRWGHPDRRLVDVSGQF
- a CDS encoding HAD family hydrolase, with product MGLNLLHLHLHGLFRSHDLELGRDADTGGQTLYVLELVRSLASRAEVDHVEVVTRLIQDRRVSADYARPEESIAPGASIRRFSFGPKRYLRKEQLWPHLDELADQLVLQLQAADRRPDWIHAHYADAGYVGALVSRRLGLPLVFTGHSLGREKLRRLLAAGGDREQIEQTYSISRRIDAEELALAHADLVITSTRQERDHQYSRYGRFEVGRADVIPPGVDARRFHPRSTPQESADVSAMVQSFLREPQRPPLLAICRADRRKNIPALVEAYGRSSVLRERHNLLLVLGNRDDSRQMDRQQRDVFQQIFDLVDRYDLYGSVAYPKHHRRDQVPAIYRWAAERKGLFVNPALTEPFGLTLLEAAASGLPMVATDDGGPRDIHRRCENGLLVDVTDRESLQDGLERAGSDPGRWRRWSDNGVEAVSRHYSWDAHVCSYLALMQGRLSPSAASVKLLDRSVAQANPLGDRLLLLDLDSSLEQPDAEPLQALRHQLTASAERSIRPGLGIITGRSLAAARQRFTELQLSDPCVWITQAGTEIHYGQEDQSDRLWAAEIGVDWQREGVEQALADLGDHITLQADDHQGPFKVSYLLRQPGPSVLPLIRQRLRQQHQAARPNLRCHWFLDVLPLRASRSEAIRFLSLRWSLPLDRFLVVASQQGDLELVQGLPAAVIPSDHDPCLDGCRQLQRVYFADRARLSGVLEGLQHYRFLSARSRADQSSI
- the purT gene encoding formate-dependent phosphoribosylglycinamide formyltransferase, with translation MTTLPATILLLGSGELGKEVAIAAQRLGCRVIACDRYADAPAMQVADVSEVLAMTDKEALLKVVRRHRPTVVIPEIEALAVNALAELEDEGITVIPTARATAVTMNRDRIRDLAAGELALRTARFAYAFSAEELQAEAPALGWPVVVKPVMSSSGKGQSVVDEPEGLNEAWEAAMANARGTSTHVIVEEFLRFDLEITLLTIRQKDGSTVFCPPIGHEQARGDYQCSWQPAALSDKQLNEAKAMARTVTDNLGGAGLFGVEFFLCGDEVIFSELSPRPHDTGLVTLISQNLNEFELHLRAVLGLPIPTIRCADAAASRVILADSHGSRVTYNGMEEALKESETSVFLFGKRDARPGRRMGVALARGEHQAEARAKADRSAAAVRLQIED